GCGGGCTTGTTGGAGGTAAGCCGCGCTGCCCTGGAAGAATTGCACGTCGGTCAGCACGGACAAACAGGCCGCCTGGCCTTGCTCGTACGAGCGGGCGATGTCGGCGGGCACGAAATGCTCGCGCAGCACGCCCTTGGACGGGCTCGCCTTCTTGACCTCCGCGATGACGGCGGCGTGGCCGGCCGCATGCTTGGCGCGCAGCGCGCCGACGAAGTCGCGCAGATCGCGCGACGACGCTTCGAGCCGCAGCTCGTCGAGCGGTGCGCTCAACTCGGCCGCGCGCACTTCTTCGCGTTTGACCGCGATGATCCGTTCGAGAATGTCGCTCATGGACGAAGCCCCTTTTTTCGCTGATGTCGTGTCGTGATGCCCGACGGCATCAATGCTTGAATTGCTGAGTGAAGCGTACGAACTCGTCGACCTTCGCGCGCGCCCGGCCCGTCGCGACGACTTCCCGCGCCACTTCGATGCCGTCGGCGATCGAAGCGACGATGTTCGCTGCGTACAGCGCCGTGCCCGCATTGAGCGTGACGATTTCGCGCGCGACACCGGGACGGTTGTCGAGGGCTTGGAGCAGCATCGTCTTCGATTCGTTCGCGTCGGCCACCTTAAGCGTTCGATTGGACACCATCTGCAGCCCGAAATCCTCAGGGTGGATCTCGTACTCGTGCACCTCGCCGTCGCGTAGCTCGCCCACGAGCGTCGCGGCGCCGAGCGACACCTCGTCCATGCCGTCCTTGCCGTAGACGACGAGCACGTGCTTGGCGCCGAGGCGCTGCATCACGCGCACTTGAATGCCGACGAGATCGGGGTGAAACACGCCCATCAATTGATTCGGCGCGCCGGCCGGATTCGTGAGCGGGCCGAGAATATTGAAGATCGTGCGGATGCCGAGTTCGCGGCGCACCGGCGCGATATTTTTCATCGCGGGGTGATGATTGGGCGCGAACATGAAACCCATGCCGGTTTCGGCGATCGACGCGGCCACCTGCTCGGGCTGCAGATCGATGTGCACGCCGAGTGCTTCGAGCACGTCGGCGCTGCCCGATTTGCTCGAGACGCCGCGGCCGCCGTGTTTGGCGACTTTCGCGCCCGCCGCCGCGACGACGAACATCGTCGTCGTCGAGATGTTGAAGGTGTTGGCGCCGTCGCCGCCGGTACCGACGATGTCGACGAAGTTGGCGTTGTCGGGCACTTCGACGTGACGCGCGAATTCGCGCATGACGGTGGCCGCGGCCGCGATTTCGCCGATCGTCTCCTTTTTCACGCGCAGGCCCGTGATGATCGCGGCGGCCATGACGGGCGACATGTCGCCGCGCATGATGAGCCGCATGAGATGCAGCATTTCGTCGTGAAAGATCTCGCGATGCTCGATCGTGCGCTGCAGTGCTTCTTGCGGTGTGATGGTCATGGGCTCGCCCCTGTCGTTCGATCCGTCCGTGCGTCGATCACGCTTCGGCCATTTCACTTACGCGCTATGCGCGGTGTGGGCCGCTTGTTCCGT
The sequence above is a segment of the Trinickia acidisoli genome. Coding sequences within it:
- the trpD gene encoding anthranilate phosphoribosyltransferase encodes the protein MTITPQEALQRTIEHREIFHDEMLHLMRLIMRGDMSPVMAAAIITGLRVKKETIGEIAAAATVMREFARHVEVPDNANFVDIVGTGGDGANTFNISTTTMFVVAAAGAKVAKHGGRGVSSKSGSADVLEALGVHIDLQPEQVAASIAETGMGFMFAPNHHPAMKNIAPVRRELGIRTIFNILGPLTNPAGAPNQLMGVFHPDLVGIQVRVMQRLGAKHVLVVYGKDGMDEVSLGAATLVGELRDGEVHEYEIHPEDFGLQMVSNRTLKVADANESKTMLLQALDNRPGVAREIVTLNAGTALYAANIVASIADGIEVAREVVATGRARAKVDEFVRFTQQFKH